GCGCGAATCGGCAGGCACCGCTATGATGCGCGCCCCATTCGCGCCGAGACGGACCCATGCGCCTGTTGTCGATCCTGCTGTGCAGCCTCTTCCCGGTTCTGGCCAGCGCCGCCGAGAGCGGTGCGCCGGTCGACATGACGCACACCGCGGCCGGCGTGATCGCCATCGTGGTGTTCGCGCTGGCCTATGTACTGGTCGTCATGGAAGAGTGGCTGCACCTGCGGAAATCGATCCCGGTGCTGCTCGGGGCCGTCATCATCTGGGCGCTGATCGGCGCTGCCTATGCACAGATCGGCAATACCGAGATCGTCGGCGAGACGGTGCGCCACAGCCTCGTGGAGTACGCCGAGCTCTTTCTCTTCCTGCTGGTGGCGATGACCTACATCAACACGCTGGACGAACGCGGGGTATTCGACGCCCTGCGCGGCTGGCTGGTCTCGCGCGGCTTCTCGCTGCGCATGCTGTTCTGGCTCACCGGCCTGATCGCCTACTTCCTGTCGCCCATTGCCGACAACATGACCACCGCGCTGGTGATGGCCTCGGTGGCCATCGCCGTGGGCAGCGGCCACCCGAAGTTCGTCACGGTGGCCTGCATCAACATCGTGGTCGCGGCCAACTCCGGCGGCGCCTGGAGTCCTTTCGGCGACATCACCACCCTGATGGTCTGGCAGAAGGGCGTGTTCCCGGCGCACGAGTTCCTGGTGCTCTTCCTGCCCTCACTGGTGAGCTGGCTGATTCCGGCGCTGATCATGTCGACGCAGGTGCCGCGCGCCACGCCCGAGCCGCTCGCGGTGCGCCCGGAGGTCCGGCACGGTGGATTCGTGATCATCGGCATGTTCATCGGGACCATCGCGCTGACCGTGACGCTGCACGCGGTGCTTCATCTGCCGCCCGCGCTGGGCATGATGGGCGGCCTCGGCGCCCTGATGCTGATGAGCTACACGCTGAATCGCATCGGCAAGCCCAAGCCCGACGAGGAACTGCACCACCAGTTCATCGATCAGGGTGGTCTCAGCGACGCCGAGGCCAGCGATCCGTATCACGAGCCCTCGCCGCGCCTGAACACCTTCAACTCGGTCGCGCGCTCGGAGTGGGACACCCTGCTGTTCTTCTACGGCATCATCATGTGCGTGGGCGGTCTCGGCACGCTCGGCTATCTGGCGGTCGGCTCCGAGCTGCTCTACGGCGTTCTCGGGCCCACCATCGCCAACATCCTGGTCGGCGTGATCTCCGCCGTCATCGACAACATCCCGGTGATGTTCGCGGTGCTCAGCA
The Algiphilus sp. genome window above contains:
- the nhaD gene encoding sodium:proton antiporter NhaD, with the translated sequence MRLLSILLCSLFPVLASAAESGAPVDMTHTAAGVIAIVVFALAYVLVVMEEWLHLRKSIPVLLGAVIIWALIGAAYAQIGNTEIVGETVRHSLVEYAELFLFLLVAMTYINTLDERGVFDALRGWLVSRGFSLRMLFWLTGLIAYFLSPIADNMTTALVMASVAIAVGSGHPKFVTVACINIVVAANSGGAWSPFGDITTLMVWQKGVFPAHEFLVLFLPSLVSWLIPALIMSTQVPRATPEPLAVRPEVRHGGFVIIGMFIGTIALTVTLHAVLHLPPALGMMGGLGALMLMSYTLNRIGKPKPDEELHHQFIDQGGLSDAEASDPYHEPSPRLNTFNSVARSEWDTLLFFYGIIMCVGGLGTLGYLAVGSELLYGVLGPTIANILVGVISAVIDNIPVMFAVLSMYPDMSDGQWLLVTLTAGIGGSLLAIGSAAGVAVMGAARGYYTFFGHLRWSWAIALGYAAGIGVHFLINGRFFAIW